GGCAAAATGGCTAAGAATGCTTGTTTACTTGGATCAAGATGTACGGCATCGGCAAAGCGCGTCGCAAATCGTACACTAAGTGGATGCCCCCTTAGTTCAAGCATTGTTCAGATAGGTTGATACTGGTAAAACGTCCATGCAAGGCAATCGCTCCATTGATGATTCAACAGTCCCCGTCCTCAGCAGCTTGGGCGATCCGGCTTTGCCGAATCAAGTTTGTCCACGACGCACTCGCATTCAGCTGGATCTGATGATGCTGGCTCTAGAGGCCCTAGACTTAAATGCCTCAGAAAATATGTTGGCGAGCATTCAAGAGCTACAGCTACAGCCTGTCATCCAAAACCGAGTGACGCTTTGGAAACTTCGCAACACGAATCCTTTGCGCCGATATAGCCGTCGGTCAAGATCTTTGAGTCTATCCGAAGCCAAAGCACTGGTTGCCATTGCCTGCAATCTGGCTCGTCAGCAAACGGCCACCATTCGCCAGTTATTGTTGGTGCAGGAGCAGCTTCAATCACAGCAGCTTTCGCCCAACCATAATATTCAGCTCGCCAATTATTGTGAGCGGTT
Above is a window of Acaryochloris thomasi RCC1774 DNA encoding:
- a CDS encoding DUF3038 domain-containing protein gives rise to the protein MQGNRSIDDSTVPVLSSLGDPALPNQVCPRRTRIQLDLMMLALEALDLNASENMLASIQELQLQPVIQNRVTLWKLRNTNPLRRYSRRSRSLSLSEAKALVAIACNLARQQTATIRQLLLVQEQLQSQQLSPNHNIQLANYCERFRAHFRSRMNSNRSAVAAYKDNERLDELALDLLGQVLFCTGTAGIHRFWSSLFDGEVA